The genomic stretch CATAGAAGGAAAGAGGGAAACACACAATCCACCTGGGAGAGCTCTACCTTTAACTGTGTGGGACTTCTATGAGGTGTGGTCATAAATCGCATCAAAAGTTGTTCAAAATAAACCATCTTCAAATGCTGAAACATTGCTTTTTCCCCAGAATGGCTGCTCTCTCCGTATGCTGAATCCACAGGCATTTTCCTCTACCATGTGGAATGTGTTGTCCATCCTGCAGGAACATTTTGGCAGTATGGCAGGCGCCAATGTGTAAATAGAAAATCTGCTCAATGCATATTGATAGATTGTTTCGATtcctaatgatgttttttttcaatgcagctACTTGACACCGCCAGGAACGCAAGGATTTGCCCCACATTATGATGACATTGAAGCATTTGTGGTTCAGCTAGAAGGAAAAAAGCACTGGAGGGTCTACAACCCAAGGTttgataatacaaaaaaaagcttcaccATTAATTATACACATTGCTAATGTGTTCAATTTTTCATTAGGTCGGATAATGAAGTGCTGCCTGTACTTTCAAGCCGTAAGTACATTAGTAATAACaactgaagcaaaaaaaataatgatttttttttttttacatttccagCAAACTTGGAGCAGTCTGAGATCGGGAAGCCTATTTTAGAAGTGGTCTTAGAAGCAGGAGATCTGCTCTACTTTCCCCGAGGGTTTATCCACCAGGGCGATGCTCTACCAGATGCGCACTCGCTTCACATTACCATCTCCTCCTACCAGAAGAACAGCTGGGGAGATTTACTGCAAAAGGTAATTTGTAAATGCAGTTAAAATCGAAATGCCTCCAAAAATGAGACAATTTTACCATTGTTTTTTCCGCAGATGGTACCAACTGCTGTTGAAATTGCAATGGAGGAGGATGTGGAGTTCAGGCAGGGCTTACCTCTAGACTACCTCTCATACATGGGCGTTCAATATTCCGACAAGGTATATCTCGTCATCCAACGCCAACACTTCACCACGTTCTCATCCCTGATTATCTTTTTTCTTTGTGCTCTTTTGTAGAATGACCCACGGAGGGCAAAATTCTTCTCCAAAATTGATTATCTCATAACTAAACTGAAGAATTTCGCTCCAGTGGACGCAGCTGTGGATCTTAAAGTCCGAGACTTTCTTCATGACTGCTTACCTCCAAAACTCTCTCCAGGTGGGATGGATATCAAGCCTGTGATGAAATGCTAATTTGTCATAGCATGAACGCATTTTTGTGTTGAGTTGTTCCAAATTTTGAGCTTGATCTCTTACAGAGGAAGCCGCGGGTAGTGTGCATGGAGCACCTGCTCGTTGGGAGGATGGGAATGCAAGAAATGTAGGTGCACAGATAACAAGCCAAACTCGGGTTGGACTCCTCCGAGCAGGATGTGCCAGGTAATTTGATGcaaatgtataagtatatatatatatttttcaatctcaaaatattatttttcctaAGGCTATGTAGTGATGGCGATGGGGTTCAACTTTACTACACAACTGACAACTCCAGAGTTTATCACAAAGAAGAGCCCAAAAGTTTTGGTATAAACCCTGAGGTAAATCTGGGActataatccttttttttaatatatatacactttaTCTTGTAAATATTGTTGCCTCAATCAGCACACCGATGCAGTTGAGTTTCTGATCCAGTCATATCCCAAGTTTGTGACTGTAGGAAGTTTCCCATGTGATTCACTCGGGGACAAGGTATGTTTTTCTTCCAACTATTTGAAAGAATCTCTTTAGTAAATAATCATATTAacgtgtagtattttttttctaccagctCGCTTTGGCCAAGCTGCTTTTTGAAAAAGGAGTCATCTATAAGGAATCACCCTGATAGTGATGGTGGTTTGTGTACCACTTAAAGTTATTTTCCAAATCTGGTATTGATACAAAACAACTACAATAACTCTACGTACCCAAAGATTTAAATGGTGAAACTGTGTTTTGTACAGTAGTATCTCTTTTTCAATAAAACAAACTGGAGTATGATGAGAATGTACATTTATTGTTCTTGATACAACTCAAAACCAATAacacacaagtttttttttttgtcaatgtttcACACGAGGGACACTCATCAGCCACCCAGACAGCAGACAGGGGTGTCATATTGGGGTTAAAATCTATTTCCAAGTCACTTCTTCTCCAGGTTTCAgttctctgcaaaaaaaaaaaaaaaggaaacaaagatGATCAATGCATGTTCTAAGAGAGTCTCAGAGTACATTTTAGAATTAAGAAATTGCCAACCTTCTGAAGAGAAGACTTTTGTTCCTGAATGCAGTCAGCTTCTGGTCTTCTTGTTTGTCAAAGTACCATCCCATCACAAAACCTATGGGCACCAGGATGGCTGCCCAGTGGTCGCGGGCCAATGTTATAAAGTTCATCATGTTTGCcctgtaaaaatacataatggaTACTGAATTAAACCAGACGGATAATGCATTATGTTGCACACTTTGCTGGATTAATGAGGCAAGTATTTGTATACTGCAAAAGATGCATGTATATTTTCTGATAACATACTAACTTCTTGTTTTATCTGCCTAAATATTACATTAAGTGGTTAAGGGTTAAAGAGTAAAACAATAAATAGGAATAGCAATACAGACAAAACCTAAAAAGTTCGTTTTGATTGCTTTTGACAGCACCACACTAGCTAATGACTTAGCCTAGATAGATAGCTTGATGGGGATTATGtggaatacatatatttttttactcttctGATGAGATCAAATATGAAAGCACATATAAGAAGAtaaattcatataaaaataaataatcgcAGAACAAACATAGGTGCAAGAAA from Stigmatopora nigra isolate UIUO_SnigA unplaced genomic scaffold, RoL_Snig_1.1 HiC_scaffold_26, whole genome shotgun sequence encodes the following:
- the riox1 gene encoding ribosomal oxygenase 1, with amino-acid sequence MEQKRMSALHLYRMFSSESRGAAKKRSTQMQSKKKKRKNVIGTIPSTKAGKPLKKKMKTENHLAENATEEIPQICKPVKMEKDAITVLMAELMKMNNSKDRASKLFQWLLDPIPTKSFFRETWEKKPILVQRKNPDYYKGLFSTDEFDRILRQEDVQYGVNLDVTSYIEGKRETHNPPGRALPLTVWDFYENGCSLRMLNPQAFSSTMWNVLSILQEHFGSMAGANVYLTPPGTQGFAPHYDDIEAFVVQLEGKKHWRVYNPRSDNEVLPVLSSPNLEQSEIGKPILEVVLEAGDLLYFPRGFIHQGDALPDAHSLHITISSYQKNSWGDLLQKMVPTAVEIAMEEDVEFRQGLPLDYLSYMGVQYSDKNDPRRAKFFSKIDYLITKLKNFAPVDAAVDLKVRDFLHDCLPPKLSPEEAAGSVHGAPARWEDGNARNVGAQITSQTRVGLLRAGCARLCSDGDGVQLYYTTDNSRVYHKEEPKSFGINPEHTDAVEFLIQSYPKFVTVGSFPCDSLGDKLALAKLLFEKGVIYKESP
- the ndufb1 gene encoding NADH dehydrogenase [ubiquinone] 1 beta subcomplex subunit 1, whose translation is MMNFITLARDHWAAILVPIGFVMGWYFDKQEDQKLTAFRNKSLLFRRELKPGEEVTWK